In one window of Camelina sativa cultivar DH55 chromosome 15, Cs, whole genome shotgun sequence DNA:
- the LOC104747395 gene encoding uncharacterized protein LOC104747395 — MVHSRFLNLVLVLVTVASLFTTFAEANRGFGWGWGGGSNNSNGSGSNSRSGWNWGWGHGSNYSSGSGSTPASGWGWGSSRNGSGWGWGWGGIPNNTHNSGSDGSGWGMGPNNNYSSGSRWGYGGHSKTFNATYNAPRKIIVGGDKEWTYGFNYADWASKTAPFFLNDILVFKYNPPAPFTHSVYLLPNPSSYEKCDVKKGKMLASPKQGAGNGFEFVLKQMKPYYISCGEHEGAHCNNGTMKFTIMPMLPRW; from the exons ATGGTGCATTCTCGTTTTTTAAACCTTGTTTTAGTCCTAGTGACCGTTGCCTCTTTGTTCACTACATTTGCTGAGGCCAATAGAGGATTTGGCTGGGGTTGGGGTGGTGGCTCAAACAATTCAAATGGTTCAGGTTCAAACTCGAGGTCTGGATGGAATTGGGGTTGGGGGCATGGCTCCAACTATTCAAGTGGCTCAGGTTCAACCCCAGCGTCAGGATGGGGTTGGGGCTCTAGTAGAAATGGTTCAGGTTGGGGTTGGGGTTGGGGTGGGATTCCCAACAATACTCACAACTCCGGATCTGACGGCTCAGGTTGGGGCATGGGTCCTAACAACAATTACAGCTCGGGTTCACGCTGGGGTTATGGAGGTCATTCAAAAACATTTAATGCCACCTACAACGCACCTAGAAAGATCATAGTCGGTGGAGACAAAGAGTGGACTTACGGTTTTAATTACGCCGACTGGGCTTCTAAGACTGCTCCATTCTTTCTCAATGACATACTTG TTTTCAAATACAACCCACCAGCCCCATTCACGCACAGCGTCTACTTGCTTCCGAACCCATCGAGCTATGAAAAGTGTGACGTGAAGAAAGGCAAAATGCTTGCGTCCCCGAAACAAGGTGCTGGAAATGGCTTTGAGTTTGTTCTAAAACAGATGAAGCCTTACTACATTTCGTGCGGCGAGCATGAAGGTGCTCACTGCAACAACGGTACCATGAAGTTCACCATCATGCCCATGCTTCCCCGTTGGTAA